The Salvelinus namaycush isolate Seneca chromosome 38, SaNama_1.0, whole genome shotgun sequence genome includes a window with the following:
- the LOC120032177 gene encoding zinc-binding protein A33-like isoform X1 has product MAARFSFPEKDLCCPVCCDIFRDPVVLKCSHSFCAACLLQYWSGKGSARGCPLCRREFVDKPVASLTLKNLCDSYIQESGALGPTGELCEPGELCSLHGERLKLFCLQDKEPICVVCHTSRKHKNHECCPVGEAIGDIKVQARFVAKRIHEEFETLHHFLQAEEAARLTALKKEEESKSEMLRQSMREMDRTLASLSDTIRAVEEEMAEEDTFFLQKCKQTMRSAPCSTLQDPDMVSGALIDVAKYLGSLQYKVWEKMQGIVKYTPVTLDPNTAAPWLLLSEDLNSVRDSDDKQKLPDNPERFDPDTGVLGSEGFSSGKHVWDVEVGENRAWVLGVAKESIQRKDKVSSVLKNGYLSVYFYHKMYFAGTSPLTRLNLKKSPRRIRVQLDWEKGRVCFSDPADNTQIYTFKHTFSERVFPYFWVGCNQCPLRIEPLEVSVKFVVYT; this is encoded by the exons ATGGCCGCTCGATTCTCTTTCCCAGAGAAGGACCTCTGTTGCCCTGTGTGCTGTGACATCTTCAGGGACCCTGTGGTCCTCAAGTGCAGCCACAGTTTCTGTGCAGCCTGCCTGCTGCAGTACTGGTCTGGCAAGGGCTCAGCCCGGGGCTGCCCTCTCTGTAGAAGGGAGTTTGTGGACAAGCCGGTGGCCAGCCTCACCCTGAAGAACCTGTGTGACTCCTACATCCAGGAGAGTGGAGCGCTTGGGCCTACAGGGGAGCTGTGTGAACCGGGTGAGCTGTGCTCCCTTCACGGGGAGAGGCTGAAGCTGTTCTGTCTGCAGGACAAGGAGCCCATCTGTGTGGTCTGTCACACCTCCAGGAAACATAAAAACCACGAGTGCTGCCCGGTGGGAGAGGCTATAGGCGACATAAAG GTCCAGGCCCGGTTTGTGGCAAAGAGGATTCATGAGGAGTTTGAGACACTCCACCATTTCCTCCAAGCTGAAGAGGCTGCTAGGCTTACAGCtctgaaaaaggaggaggagagtaagAGTGAGATGTTGAGGCAGAGTATGAGGGAGATGGACAGaaccctggcctctctctctgacacaatCAGAGCCGTGGAGGAGGAGATGGCTGAGGAGGATACTTTTTTTCTCCAGAAATGCAAGCAGACAATGAGAAG TGCTCCGTGCAGCACACTGCAGGACCCAGATATGGTCTCTGGAGCACTCATCGATGTGGCTAAGTACCTGGGCTCACTTCAATACAAAGTGTGGGAGAAGATGCAAGGGATTgttaaataca CGCCAGTGACTCTGGACCCCAACACGGCTGCCCCCTGGCTCCTGCTGTCTGAAGACCTCAACAGTGTGAGGGACAGCGACGACAAACAGAAGCTTCCAGACAACCCCGAGAGGTTTGACCCTGACACAGGCGTACTGGGCTCTGAGGGCTTCAGCTCAGGAAAGCATGTCTGGGACGTGGAGGTTGGAGAGAACCGCGCCTGGGTCCTCGGTGTAGCCAAAGAGTCCATCCAGAGGAAAGACAAGGTCTCCTCCGTACTGAAGAATGGATACCTGTCCGTGTACTTTTACCACAAGATGTACTTTGCAGGGACCTCACCCCTGACGCGACTCAATCTGAAGAAGAGCCCTCGGAGGATCAGAGTGCAGCTAGACTGGGAGAAGGGGAGAGTGTGCTTCTCTGACCCAGCTGACAACACGCAGATCTACACTTTCAAACACACCTTTTCTGAGAGGGTCTTCCCCTATTTCTGGGTTGGCTGTAATCAGTGTCCTCTGAGGATTGAGCCATTAGAGGTCTCAGTGAAATTTGTAGTTTACACCTGA
- the LOC120032177 gene encoding nuclear factor 7, brain-like isoform X2 produces the protein MAARFSFPEKDLCCPVCCDIFRDPVVLKCSHSFCAACLLQYWSGKGSARGCPLCRREFVDKPVASLTLKNLCDSYIQESGALGPTGELCEPGELCSLHGERLKLFCLQDKEPICVVCHTSRKHKNHECCPVGEAIGDIKEEMKSVLTCLQEKTEAFDKMKQNYENSDTHSGGVSFQVQARFVAKRIHEEFETLHHFLQAEEAARLTALKKEEESKSEMLRQSMREMDRTLASLSDTIRAVEEEMAEEDTFFLQKCKQTMRSAPCSTLQDPDMVSGALIDVAKYLGSLQYKVWEKMQGIVKYTPVTLDPNTAAPWLLLSEDLNSVRDSDDKQKLPDNPERFDPDTGVLGSEGFSSGKHVWDVEVGENRAWVLGVAKESIQRKDKVSSVLKNGYLSVYFYHKMYFAGTSPLTRLNLKKSPRRIRVQLDWEKGRVCFSDPADNTQIYTFKHTFSERVFPYFWVGCNQCPLRIEPLEVSVKFVVYT, from the exons ATGGCCGCTCGATTCTCTTTCCCAGAGAAGGACCTCTGTTGCCCTGTGTGCTGTGACATCTTCAGGGACCCTGTGGTCCTCAAGTGCAGCCACAGTTTCTGTGCAGCCTGCCTGCTGCAGTACTGGTCTGGCAAGGGCTCAGCCCGGGGCTGCCCTCTCTGTAGAAGGGAGTTTGTGGACAAGCCGGTGGCCAGCCTCACCCTGAAGAACCTGTGTGACTCCTACATCCAGGAGAGTGGAGCGCTTGGGCCTACAGGGGAGCTGTGTGAACCGGGTGAGCTGTGCTCCCTTCACGGGGAGAGGCTGAAGCTGTTCTGTCTGCAGGACAAGGAGCCCATCTGTGTGGTCTGTCACACCTCCAGGAAACATAAAAACCACGAGTGCTGCCCGGTGGGAGAGGCTATAGGCGACATAAAG GAGGAGATGAAGTCTGTGCTTACTTGTTTGCAAGAGAAGACGGAGGCTTTTGACAAAATGAAGCAAAACTATGAAAATAGTGACACACATTCaggtggt GTCTCATTTCAGGTCCAGGCCCGGTTTGTGGCAAAGAGGATTCATGAGGAGTTTGAGACACTCCACCATTTCCTCCAAGCTGAAGAGGCTGCTAGGCTTACAGCtctgaaaaaggaggaggagagtaagAGTGAGATGTTGAGGCAGAGTATGAGGGAGATGGACAGaaccctggcctctctctctgacacaatCAGAGCCGTGGAGGAGGAGATGGCTGAGGAGGATACTTTTTTTCTCCAGAAATGCAAGCAGACAATGAGAAG TGCTCCGTGCAGCACACTGCAGGACCCAGATATGGTCTCTGGAGCACTCATCGATGTGGCTAAGTACCTGGGCTCACTTCAATACAAAGTGTGGGAGAAGATGCAAGGGATTgttaaataca CGCCAGTGACTCTGGACCCCAACACGGCTGCCCCCTGGCTCCTGCTGTCTGAAGACCTCAACAGTGTGAGGGACAGCGACGACAAACAGAAGCTTCCAGACAACCCCGAGAGGTTTGACCCTGACACAGGCGTACTGGGCTCTGAGGGCTTCAGCTCAGGAAAGCATGTCTGGGACGTGGAGGTTGGAGAGAACCGCGCCTGGGTCCTCGGTGTAGCCAAAGAGTCCATCCAGAGGAAAGACAAGGTCTCCTCCGTACTGAAGAATGGATACCTGTCCGTGTACTTTTACCACAAGATGTACTTTGCAGGGACCTCACCCCTGACGCGACTCAATCTGAAGAAGAGCCCTCGGAGGATCAGAGTGCAGCTAGACTGGGAGAAGGGGAGAGTGTGCTTCTCTGACCCAGCTGACAACACGCAGATCTACACTTTCAAACACACCTTTTCTGAGAGGGTCTTCCCCTATTTCTGGGTTGGCTGTAATCAGTGTCCTCTGAGGATTGAGCCATTAGAGGTCTCAGTGAAATTTGTAGTTTACACCTGA
- the LOC120032176 gene encoding zinc-binding protein A33-like, which yields MAASLSLLEKHLSCPVCCDIFSNPVVLKCSHSFCEECLRKYWKDLEIFLCPVCRKVCSSEEPSQSLVLKSLCESFQRGSENEKGSQDICQLHGEKLKLFCFDDKQPICVVCHTSKKHKGHDCYPIEEAIPDLKSEIKTPLQNKLERMTTAKLEDENCVEHLMVQGQLGEEQIRGVFKTFYQFLEEEEAARIAALKKEQQLKYEVMRERMEKLTKNISMLSETIGVIKKDMETDDITFLQNYEAILIRADCTPPYTAANAEMGPGAFIDMAKHVGCLTFKVWNSLIKIVDYNPVTMDPNTVSTKLILTDNLTTVMCCVEKQSLPDNPERFHVGVLGSEGFNKGNHFWDVEVGDSDNWSLGVAKESIERKKLVKLDPESGLWTIRYINGKYRAGVKSRKEIKVDECPQVIRVCLDCDKGEVTFSDPTMSNTLYTFKHTFTGKLFPYFSIGSLKSPLRLCKRPHTKLTLT from the exons ATGGCAGCCAGCTTGTCTCTCCTGGAGAAACACCTCTCTTGTCCCGTGTGTTGTGACATATTCAGCAACCCTGTCGTCCTCAAATGCAGCCACAGCTTCTGTGAGGAGTGTCTCCGGAAATACTGGAAGGACTTGGAGATTTTCCTGTGTCCTGTATGCAGGAAAGTGTGTTCTTCTGAAGAACCGAGCCAAAGTTTGGTATTAAAGAGTCTCTGTGAATCGTTCCAGAGAGGGAGTGAAAACGAGAAAGGATCTCAGGATATCTGCCAGCTGCATGGAGAGAAACTCAAACTCTTCTGTTTTGATGACAAACAGCCCATCTGTGTTGTCTGTCATACATCAAAGAAACATAAAGGCCATGACTGCTATCCCATTGAGGAGGCTATACCTGATTTGAAG AGTGAAATCAAGACTCCTTTGCAGAACAAATTGGAAAGAATGACCACCGCCAAACTGGAAGATGAAAACTGTGTGGAACACTTAATG GTCCAGGGCCAACTTGGAGAGGAGCAGATAAGGGGGGTGTTTAAGACATTTTACCAGTTCCTAGAAGAAGAAGAGGCTGCCAGGATAGCTGCTCTGAAAAAGGAACAACAGCTGAAATATGAAGTGATGAGAGAAAGAATGGAGAAGTTGACCAAGAATATCTCAATGCTTTCTGAAACTATTGGAGTTATCAAAAAGGACATGGAGACTGATGATATCACATTCCTGCAG AACTACGAAGCCATACTTATCAG AGCCGACTGCACACCTCCATACACTGCTGCAAATGCTGAAATGGGGCCAGGAGCATTCATTGACATGGCCAAGCATGTTGGATGTCTGACGTTCAAAGTCTGGAACAGTCTGATTAAGATTGTTGACTACA ATCCTGTAACCATGGATCCAAACACAGTGTCCACAAAGCTCATCCTCACTGATAACCTCACCACTGTGATGTGCTGTGTGGAAAAGCAGAGTCTTCCAGACAATCCTGAGAGGTTTCATGTAGGAGTGTTGGGGTCTGAGGGCTTCAATAAAGGCAACCATTTTTGGGACGTTGAGGTAGGAGACAGCGATAACTGGTCTCTGGGAGTAGCCAAAGAGTCCATTGAGCGGAAGAAGCTAGTAAAACTGGATCCTGAGAGTGGATTGTGGACCATCAGATATATTAATGGGAAATACAGAGCAGGTGTGAAATCCCGCAAAGAGATCAAGGTAGATGAATGTCCACAAGTGATCCGAGTATGTCTGGACTGTGACAAGGGGGAGGTGACATTCTCCGACCCCACTATGAGCAATACTCTGTACACCTTCAAACACACATTTACTGGAAAGCTGTTCCCATACTTTAGTATAGGAAGTCTTAAAAGCCCACTGCGCCTTTGTAAGAGACCCCACACTAAGTTAACTTTGACGTGA